From a region of the Odocoileus virginianus isolate 20LAN1187 ecotype Illinois unplaced genomic scaffold, Ovbor_1.2 Unplaced_Contig_5, whole genome shotgun sequence genome:
- the LOC110141395 gene encoding olfactory receptor 9S13-like — translation MSPQGDGNLSEMPLQEFMLEGFAGGPQAQALLFTLFLALYVVAVLGNLTMIVLITLDARLHSPMYFFLKNLSFLDLCYSSVIAPKALANFLSSLSSKFITFEGCIIQFFFFSLLGTTEAFLLAVMAYDRFVAICSPLRYPISMRPSVCARLVLGSYCGGCLNSILQTSFTFSLPFCSSNHIDHFFCDVPPLLKLACADTTINELVMFAISGLIILGTILMVLISYGYITGTILRMRSGGGRHKPFSTCGSHMTAVSLFYGTVFVMYAQPGAVESMEQGKVVSVFYTLVIPMLNPLIYSLRNKDVKDALWRLGQKHTAMWRMMARETGS, via the coding sequence ATGTCACCCCAAGGCGATGGAAACCTCTCAGAGATGCCTCTGCAGGAGTTCATGCTGGAGGGATTTGCGGGTGGCCCACAGGCCCAGGCCCTGCTCTTCACCCTGTTCCTGGCCCTGTATGTGGTGGCCGTCCTGGGGAACCTCACCATGATCGTGCTCATCACCCTGGATGCCCGTCTGCACTCCccaatgtacttcttcctcaagAACCTCTCCTTCCTGGACCTGTGCTACTCATCTGTCATCGCCCCCAAGGCCCTGGCCAACTTCCTGTCAAGTTTATCCTCCAAGTTTATCACTTTTGAGGGATGTATTattcaatttttcttcttctccctaCTGGGCACCACTGAGGCATTCCTCCTggctgtgatggcctatgaccgcttcgTGGCCATCTGCAGCCCCCTGCGCTACCCCATCTCCATGCGCCCCTCGGTCTGTGCCCGCCTGGTGCTGGGCTCCTACTGCGGGGGCTGCCTCAACTCCATCCTGCAGACCAGCTTCACATTCAGCCTCCCGTTCTGCAGCTCCAACCACATCGACCACTTCTTCTGTGATGTGCCGCCTCTGCTCAAACTCGCCTGTGCTGACACTACCATCAATGAGCTGGTCATGTTTGCCATCTCTGGCCTCATCATCTTGGGCACCATACTCATGGTCCTCATCTCTTACGGCTACATCACAGGGACCATCCTGAGGATGCGCTCAGGAGGAGGGAGACACAAGCCCTTCTCCACCTGCGGCTCCCACATGACAGCCGTGTCCCTCTTTTATGGGACTGTCTTTGTCATGTATGCCCAGCCAGGAGCTGTGGAGTCCATGGAGCAGGGCAAGGTGGTCTCTGTCTTCTACACCCTGGTCATCCCGATGCTCAACCCCCTCATCTACAGTCTAAGAAACAAGGATGTGAAGGATGCCCTGTGGAGATTGGGGCAGAAACACACAGCCATGTGGAGGATGATGGCCAGAGAGACAGGGTCTTGA